The sequence GTCGGCGCGCTGCCCGAGCTCCTTCCCGATGCGGTAGCCGGACGCCGTGGTCCAGTCGCCCTGCGCGGGATCCTCCGGGTCGAGCCCCGCGTCGAGCATGGTCGCCCGCCACTCGGCCGCGCGCCGGGCCGCGGAGTACGAGGTGGAGGGGCCGGCGACGTGCACGATCGCGGTGTGCCCGAGATCCAGCAGGTGCTGGGTGGCGAGGCGCGTGCCCTGCTCCTGGTCCGTGTCGACGACCACGAACGGGTCGCCCGCGTCGGAGTCGATGATCACCACGGGCAGTCCCGCGGGGATGATCACGTCGGCCCGGTCGAGCATGTGCGCCTCGATGATGATGACGACGCCGTCGACCGCCTCCTCCTGCAGCCGGCTGAACGCGCCGGCCACCTCGCCCTCGGTCGGATGCGGCACCGGCATGAGCGTGATCGTGTACCCGGCGCCGGACGCGGCCGTCACGATCGCGTCGAGCGTGCGCATGTTCCCGAGGGTCGAGAGCGTGAACATGATGATCCCGATGCTGCGGAACCGCCCGGTCTTCAGCGCCCGGGCCGCGCTGTTGGGCCGGTACCCGAGCTCGGCCATCGCGTCCATCACCCGCTGCCGGGTCGAGGCCTCCACGTTCTGCGCGCCGTTGGAGACGCGGGAGACGGTCTGGGCGGACACGCCGGCGTGCGCCGCGACGTCCGCCATCGACACGGTGCGGCCGCCGGGCGTGCGCCGGCCACCCGACTTGACGGCCGACGGTGGAGATGTCATGGTTGCGAGCATCACAGATGTTTGCGCAAACACCCAATCCTCTCGAGCGGGTGGCAGCCCCTCCCCCTGGGCTGATCGCGCCGCGATCCCCCGACGAAGTGGAAGCACATGACGACGATGTCACCCTCGGCCGCCCGGCCGAAGGCGCCCGACGCGGGCCGCCCGAGCGGTCCCCCGATGCGACGCGACAAGCGACGCTGGACCGGGCTGGGCTTCGTCGCCCCGTTCCTCGTGGTCTTCCTCGTCGTCCTCATCGCGCCCGTCGGCTACTCGATCTACCTCAGCCTGTTCCAGGAGCGGATGATCGGCGGCAACTCGTTCGTCGGCATCGCCAACTACACGCGGGCGTTGCAGGACGCGCAGTTCTGGGAGGCGCTCGGCCGCGTCGCGCTGTTCCTCGTGGTGCAGGTGCCGATCATGCTCCTCATCGCCCTGTTCGCGGCGCTCGCGCTCGACTCCGCCCGCCTGCACCTCACGGCGTTCTTCCGCATCTCGATCTTCCTGCCGTACGCCGTCCCCGCGGTGGTCGCGGCCCTCATGTGGGGCTTCATCTACGGCAACCGCTTCGGCCTCGTCGGCAACGTCGAGCAGGCCACCGGCTGGGACCTCCCCGACCTGCTCTCGCAGAGCTGGATCCTCGCGTCGATCGGCAACATCGTCACGTGGGAGTTCGTCGGCTACAACATGCTGCTGTTCTACGCGGCCCTCCGGGTCATCTCGCCCGACCTCTACGAGGCCGCCGAGCTCGACGGCGCCGGGCCCTTCCGCATCGTCACCGGCATCAAGCTGCCCGCCATCCGCGGCGCGCTCGTCATCGGCGTGATCTTCTCCATCATCGGCAGCTTCCAGCTCTTCAACGAGCCGAACATCCTGCAGACCCTGGCGCCGAACGGGATCAGCTCGTTCTTCACGCCGAACATGTACGCCTACAACCTGTCCTTCGCGGGACAGGAGTTCAACTACTCCGCCGCCATCGCGATCATCATGGGCGTCCTGACGATGGTGGTCGCCTACGTGGTGCAGCTCGTCGGCACCCGGAAGGACAGCTGACCGTGTCGACCCTCACCGGTACCCCCCTCGCCGCGCCCGACGCCGGCACGCCCGTCCGGGACGCTCCGGCGGACCGCTCCCCGAAGCGCCGCAAGAGCGCCGGCGCACCCCGCGAGCGCCGCAGCATCGTGCTCACGCTCGTCATGGCGCTGCTGCTCATCTACTCCGTGCTCCCCCTGTTCTGGCTCCTGGTCAACTCGACCAAGACGCAGGACGCGCTGTTCAGCTCGTTCGGCCTCTGGTTCGCGGGCGACTTCGCGCTGTGGGACAACATCCAGGGCGTGCTGACGTACGGCAACGGCGAGTTCGTCCGCTGGCTCGGCAACACGCTGATCTACGTGGTCGTCGGAGCGGGCGGCGCCACGCTGCTCGCCACGCTCGCGGGCTACGGCCTGGCGAAGTTCGACTTCCCCGGCAAGAAGATCGTGTTCGCGGTGGTGCTCGGCGCCGTCGCGATCCCCGGCACGGCCCTCGCGGTGCCGACCTTCCTGCTGTTCAGCCAGATGGGCCTCACGAACACGCCGTGGGCGATCATCCTGCCGTCGCTCATCAGCCCGTTCGGCCTGTACCTCATCTGGACCTACGCGGTCGACTCGGTGCCCACCGAGATCCTCGAGGCGGCCCGCATGGACGGCTCGAGCGAGATCCGCACCTTCTTCACGATCAGCCTGCGGCTCCTGTCGCCCGGCCTCATCACGGTGCTGCTGTTCTCGATCGTCGCCACCTGGAACAACTACTTCCTGCCCCTGATCATGCTGAGCGACTCCCGCTGGTACCCCCTCACGGTGGGCCTCAACCAGTGGAACGCGCAGTCCACCACCGTGGGCGGCCAGCCGATCTACAACCTCGTCATCACGGGCTCGTTCCTCGCGATCATCCCGATCGTGATCGCGTTCCTCTTCCTCCAGCGCTACTGGCAGTCCGGCCTCTCGGCCGGCGGCGTCAAGGCGTAGCGCCCTCCGACAGCTCCACCCGCACCTCCCCTCACCACCACGAAGAAGTGAAAGGCACCACCATGTCCCTCTCGTTCCCCCGCAGGGCGAAGCGCGTCGTCGCGCTCGGCCTCGGCCTCGTCCTCGCGGGCTCGCTCGCGGCCTGCTCCTCGGGATCCGGCGGCGCCAGCGGCGACACCGCCTCGGCCGACGACCTCGCGAAGGCGCTCGACACGCAGTCCTCCATCACCGTCTGGGGCTGGGCCCCGGCCATCGAGCCGATCGCGGAGGCGTTCGAGAAGGAGCACCCGAAGATCACGGTCGACGTGCAGAACGTCGGCACCGGCGCCGACCAGTACACGAAGCTCCAGAACGCCATCAA is a genomic window of Clavibacter capsici containing:
- a CDS encoding carbohydrate ABC transporter permease yields the protein MTTMSPSAARPKAPDAGRPSGPPMRRDKRRWTGLGFVAPFLVVFLVVLIAPVGYSIYLSLFQERMIGGNSFVGIANYTRALQDAQFWEALGRVALFLVVQVPIMLLIALFAALALDSARLHLTAFFRISIFLPYAVPAVVAALMWGFIYGNRFGLVGNVEQATGWDLPDLLSQSWILASIGNIVTWEFVGYNMLLFYAALRVISPDLYEAAELDGAGPFRIVTGIKLPAIRGALVIGVIFSIIGSFQLFNEPNILQTLAPNGISSFFTPNMYAYNLSFAGQEFNYSAAIAIIMGVLTMVVAYVVQLVGTRKDS
- a CDS encoding carbohydrate ABC transporter permease, producing the protein MSTLTGTPLAAPDAGTPVRDAPADRSPKRRKSAGAPRERRSIVLTLVMALLLIYSVLPLFWLLVNSTKTQDALFSSFGLWFAGDFALWDNIQGVLTYGNGEFVRWLGNTLIYVVVGAGGATLLATLAGYGLAKFDFPGKKIVFAVVLGAVAIPGTALAVPTFLLFSQMGLTNTPWAIILPSLISPFGLYLIWTYAVDSVPTEILEAARMDGSSEIRTFFTISLRLLSPGLITVLLFSIVATWNNYFLPLIMLSDSRWYPLTVGLNQWNAQSTTVGGQPIYNLVITGSFLAIIPIVIAFLFLQRYWQSGLSAGGVKA
- a CDS encoding LacI family DNA-binding transcriptional regulator; amino-acid sequence: MTSPPSAVKSGGRRTPGGRTVSMADVAAHAGVSAQTVSRVSNGAQNVEASTRQRVMDAMAELGYRPNSAARALKTGRFRSIGIIMFTLSTLGNMRTLDAIVTAASGAGYTITLMPVPHPTEGEVAGAFSRLQEEAVDGVVIIIEAHMLDRADVIIPAGLPVVIIDSDAGDPFVVVDTDQEQGTRLATQHLLDLGHTAIVHVAGPSTSYSAARRAAEWRATMLDAGLDPEDPAQGDWTTASGYRIGKELGQRADITGIVAANDQMALGIMHALHELGRDVPGDISVVGFDDTEESSSFWPPLTTVHQDFTEIGRRSMQVLLEMLDGREPSGDRIVPTRLVVRQSAGAPRADAR